Proteins co-encoded in one Spirosoma endbachense genomic window:
- a CDS encoding helix-turn-helix domain-containing protein, translating to MQDIESLLILNRQNNKLAIRLISPTFGHVPSEIADRYGLTHRKPYYFFLFLREGRTQHGVDLQQFDLKSNELLFILPHQIHRLPTTKEGTDYFKLGFDENCLSLLPKQYPFLINPFNNQKIQFTPSTAARLKSIFDILLDLLSAVDTDPELILAHLNSLLTEINTAYFSIDKNPADDKLSHYIRFKLFVENNLTEHTTVHEIAEQLALNTNSLYTLVKHYSGLSPKEFITNRLILEAKRRLYYAESSIKELAYDLGFNDPEYFSRLFKKVTGQTIATFVQDLSGN from the coding sequence ATGCAAGACATCGAATCACTTCTCATTCTCAACCGACAAAACAACAAACTCGCTATCCGTCTTATCTCGCCTACCTTCGGTCATGTTCCGTCCGAAATCGCCGATCGATACGGCCTTACCCACCGCAAACCTTACTACTTTTTTCTCTTTCTGCGAGAAGGTCGGACCCAGCATGGTGTTGATCTCCAGCAATTCGATCTAAAAAGCAATGAACTCCTGTTCATTCTGCCTCATCAAATCCACCGGCTTCCTACGACCAAAGAAGGCACTGACTACTTCAAGCTCGGTTTTGATGAAAATTGCCTGTCCCTATTGCCTAAACAATATCCCTTTCTCATTAATCCATTCAACAATCAGAAAATACAATTCACTCCATCAACTGCCGCCAGACTAAAATCCATCTTCGACATTCTTCTCGACTTATTAAGCGCAGTGGATACCGATCCCGAGCTCATCCTGGCTCACCTCAATAGCTTGTTAACCGAAATCAACACCGCTTATTTTTCAATCGACAAAAATCCCGCCGACGACAAACTTTCCCATTACATCCGGTTCAAACTTTTTGTCGAGAACAACCTCACCGAGCATACAACCGTCCATGAAATCGCGGAACAACTCGCCCTCAACACCAACAGTTTATATACCCTTGTTAAACACTATTCCGGCCTTTCTCCCAAAGAATTCATTACCAACCGGCTCATACTGGAAGCAAAACGTCGGCTCTATTATGCTGAAAGTTCCATTAAGGAGCTAGCCTATGACCTGGGTTTCAACGATCCTGAATACTTCTCCCGTTTGTTTAAAAAAGTAACTGGCCAGACAATAGCCACCTTCGTTCAGGATTTGTCAGGGAACTAA
- a CDS encoding aldo/keto reductase — protein sequence MINRKLGTNGPHVSAVGLGCMGMSGAYGQSDDTESIATIERALELGHNFLDTADYYRVGHNEELIAQAIKGKRDKAFLSVKTGQLVAPGPSKSMGPGPVSGHPDYIRNAVFYSLQRLKTDYIDLYTLARVDPNVPIEDTIGALADLIDKGIVRYIGLSEASAASIRKAAAVHSITALQIEYSLWTRDIEAEVLPAIRELGIGLVAYAPLSRGFLSGEIRTPDDLKDSRVHMPRYQGENFYKNLELVEKIKTLAAEKGCTPAQLAIAWVLAQGDDIITIPGSKRISHLEENMAAENVQLTREDLESIEAIMPAGIVSGTRYPERFLNALNQ from the coding sequence ATGATTAACAGAAAACTAGGAACAAACGGCCCTCATGTATCGGCAGTAGGGTTAGGCTGCATGGGCATGTCGGGGGCCTACGGACAATCTGACGATACAGAGTCCATCGCCACCATCGAACGAGCCCTTGAACTCGGACACAACTTTTTAGACACGGCCGATTACTACCGCGTAGGCCATAACGAAGAGCTGATCGCCCAGGCCATCAAAGGCAAACGCGATAAAGCCTTCCTCTCGGTAAAAACGGGTCAACTGGTAGCTCCCGGACCTAGCAAATCGATGGGGCCCGGCCCGGTAAGTGGTCATCCTGATTACATTCGCAATGCTGTCTTTTACAGTCTCCAGCGTCTGAAAACGGATTACATCGATCTCTATACCCTTGCACGGGTCGACCCCAATGTCCCAATAGAAGATACGATCGGCGCACTGGCCGATCTCATTGACAAGGGCATTGTTCGTTACATTGGTCTCTCGGAAGCATCGGCAGCGTCTATTCGTAAGGCGGCTGCTGTACATTCCATCACGGCACTACAAATCGAGTACTCGCTCTGGACGCGCGATATTGAAGCCGAAGTTCTTCCTGCCATCCGCGAATTGGGTATTGGTCTGGTAGCCTATGCCCCGCTAAGCCGAGGCTTTTTAAGCGGTGAAATCAGAACGCCCGACGATCTCAAAGACAGTCGTGTACACATGCCCCGCTACCAGGGTGAGAACTTTTACAAAAATCTTGAGCTGGTTGAAAAGATCAAGACGCTGGCCGCCGAAAAAGGGTGCACTCCAGCTCAGTTGGCGATTGCCTGGGTGCTGGCCCAGGGTGACGATATCATTACCATCCCCGGCTCTAAACGCATCAGCCATCTCGAAGAAAACATGGCCGCCGAAAACGTACAGCTCACCAGAGAAGATCTGGAAAGCATTGAAGCGATCATGCCCGCCGGAATCGTCTCCGGCACCCGCTACCCCGAAAGGTTCTTAAATGCCTTAAACCAATGA
- a CDS encoding DUF418 domain-containing protein, with protein sequence MANLSAAVATLPNDQSPVLYKPVAQSERIKTIDILRGVALLGILLMNIPGFAMPDRFTDAFRNDPENINYRFHFFITVLFEGKMRALFSMVFGAGVLIFTTRKEQAGAGKWAVTGLYYRRMGWLILFGLIHAHVLLWLGDILYIYGVCALILYWFRKLKPSWLLGIALALGSFDAITGQLFYHHIREQRLAYLDVVAAEKLNKPLTKTQQEAKTAWLETAKEFIPDKAEIDKNTRLMRGNYTEVASHVRPFAFKIETNYLILSIWDALGLMLLGMALFKWGFLTGQLPRRVYWRLLTVGYSLGIPIVIFSWWYGHQFPNTTAFLDSQPVSISSLLYPIQRMLLVIAHVSVLILLIQAGVAKGVFRALGAVGQMAFSNYILHTILCTLIFFGYGLGYFGHLQYYQLYAVVLGIWTVNILFSLLWLQRFQFGPLEWVWRSLTYWKRQPLRRSVEIE encoded by the coding sequence ATGGCAAACCTATCCGCAGCCGTAGCTACCCTCCCTAATGACCAATCGCCCGTGTTGTATAAACCCGTGGCTCAGAGTGAACGAATCAAAACCATCGACATTCTGCGGGGCGTGGCACTACTAGGCATTTTGCTGATGAATATTCCTGGTTTTGCTATGCCGGATCGCTTTACGGACGCTTTTCGCAATGATCCGGAAAATATCAATTATCGGTTCCATTTTTTTATTACGGTTCTGTTTGAAGGAAAAATGCGGGCCTTGTTTTCAATGGTATTTGGCGCTGGCGTACTCATTTTTACGACCCGTAAAGAGCAGGCCGGCGCAGGAAAATGGGCTGTAACCGGTCTTTATTACCGGCGAATGGGCTGGCTGATTCTCTTCGGGTTAATTCATGCTCATGTACTGCTCTGGCTAGGTGATATCCTTTATATTTATGGTGTCTGCGCGCTTATTTTATACTGGTTCAGGAAATTAAAACCATCCTGGTTACTGGGCATTGCCCTGGCGCTGGGAAGTTTCGATGCCATTACCGGCCAGTTGTTCTATCATCATATTCGTGAGCAACGCCTGGCTTATCTGGACGTTGTAGCCGCTGAAAAACTGAATAAACCGCTAACGAAAACGCAACAGGAGGCTAAAACCGCCTGGCTTGAAACAGCGAAGGAGTTTATTCCAGACAAAGCGGAAATCGACAAAAACACGCGGCTAATGCGGGGGAATTATACCGAAGTCGCCAGCCACGTTCGACCATTTGCCTTTAAAATAGAAACCAATTACCTGATTTTATCCATTTGGGATGCTCTCGGCCTCATGTTACTGGGAATGGCTCTGTTTAAATGGGGCTTTTTAACCGGACAACTCCCCCGTCGAGTCTACTGGCGCTTGTTGACAGTAGGCTATAGTCTGGGCATTCCTATTGTCATATTCAGTTGGTGGTATGGCCATCAGTTTCCGAACACGACTGCTTTTTTAGATTCGCAACCGGTATCGATCAGTAGCCTGTTATACCCTATTCAGCGGATGTTACTGGTTATTGCCCATGTCAGTGTGCTCATTTTGCTGATTCAGGCTGGAGTGGCCAAGGGTGTTTTTCGAGCGTTGGGTGCTGTAGGACAAATGGCTTTCAGCAATTACATTCTTCATACAATTCTTTGCACCCTTATTTTCTTTGGCTATGGGCTGGGTTATTTTGGCCATTTACAATACTACCAGTTGTATGCAGTGGTGCTGGGAATCTGGACTGTCAACATTCTCTTTAGCTTATTGTGGTTGCAACGGTTCCAGTTTGGCCCGCTTGAGTGGGTCTGGCGTAGTCTGACCTACTGGAAAAGGCAGCCATTACGTCGGTCCGTAGAAATAGAGTGA
- a CDS encoding efflux RND transporter permease subunit, with amino-acid sequence MNLIRSALRKPITILVLVASLFFFGINAVRNIKIDIFPNLNLPVIYISQPFGGYTPNQMESFFGKQYVNLLLYVSGVKSIESKNIQGITLLKLSFYEGTNMAQAAAEVSAYSNRAQSSFPPGSQPPFILRFDASTLPVGQLVLSSPKRSNNELQDLANVYIRSGFTSIPGLVSPAPFGGNSRSIVIKADPELLRAHNLTPDQLVAALRINNQATPAGNVRIGDLNYFTPANTTVKNIEDFGNIPLYTGTVQNLFLKDVATIEDGADITQGYVLVNGKRSVYLPITKSADASTWEVVQNLKASLPRFQALLPEDVTLTYTFDQSVYVINAVESLMTEGAIGAILTGLMVLLFLGDVRGALIVIITIPTCIISGVLFLSLFGQTINIMTLSGLSLAIGILVDESTVTIENIHQHMDMGKPKALAIWDACKEIAFSKLLILFCILAVFAPAFTMSGIPGALFLPLALAIGFSMITSYVMAQTLVPVLANWMMKEHHPVSNGKATKQDLVKGKLIKSNGRSGSNGHDEHDDLLQEKKKLAHRVDLDNNGKISYFERVRARFVRFIGRMLPYRKPIVLVYVVGSIGIAFLLITSIGRDVLPKVSGGQFQVRLRNPDGTRLEKTEGTMLKTIDVLNKLVGKENIEITSAMVGMHGAQFSTSPIYLFMAGPQEGVLQVSLKEDYDVDLDELKDKFRASMKKDLPEVKLSFEPIELTDKILSQGSPTPIEVKLSGKNKQQNEEYANKVIAKLNKIPYLRDVQIGQATKYPAINVTIDRTRAAQLGTDISAISRSLIAATSSSRYTEKSVWIDPKSSQTYTVQVQVPENQMTSVNDLGEIPVSPNANRPILSDVATLQKGTTYGENDNVGAIPVLSVTANLNDIDLGTAARDVQKAIDSLGELPRGLTVKMQGLTQVLIDTLDSLQTGLFTAIVVIFLMLAANFQSFKVSLVVLCTVPAVLVGSLVLLMLTGSTLNLQSYMGMIMSVGVSISNAVLMVTNAEELRMRNGNALLSAREAASVRMRPIVMTSVAMVVGMIPMASGIGEGGSQAAPLGRAVIGGLIASTFAALFILPLVFAWVQGKTSTDSVSLDPEDKESKYYIPSSYEPVN; translated from the coding sequence ATGAATTTAATACGATCCGCGTTACGAAAGCCAATTACGATTCTGGTTTTAGTAGCTAGCTTATTCTTCTTCGGTATAAATGCAGTCCGTAACATCAAGATTGATATTTTCCCGAACCTGAATCTGCCAGTTATTTACATATCCCAGCCATTTGGCGGCTACACGCCCAATCAGATGGAGTCGTTTTTCGGGAAACAATATGTAAACCTGCTGCTTTATGTGTCGGGGGTAAAAAGTATTGAGAGTAAAAATATTCAAGGCATAACCTTACTGAAATTATCCTTTTACGAAGGTACCAATATGGCGCAGGCAGCTGCCGAAGTATCTGCCTATTCCAACCGGGCACAGTCTAGTTTCCCACCCGGTTCGCAACCGCCGTTTATTCTGCGTTTCGACGCGTCGACCTTACCGGTAGGGCAATTGGTATTGAGTAGTCCGAAGCGTAGTAACAATGAATTGCAGGATCTGGCCAACGTATACATCCGTTCTGGTTTCACATCCATTCCGGGGTTGGTGTCACCCGCTCCATTTGGGGGTAACTCCCGGTCCATTGTCATTAAAGCTGACCCTGAATTACTGCGTGCCCACAATCTGACTCCCGACCAGTTGGTGGCTGCCCTACGGATCAATAACCAGGCAACACCGGCAGGAAACGTGCGTATTGGCGACCTGAACTATTTTACGCCAGCTAACACGACAGTCAAGAATATTGAAGACTTCGGTAATATCCCGCTCTATACCGGAACGGTTCAAAACCTGTTTCTGAAAGACGTAGCCACCATTGAAGATGGAGCCGATATTACGCAGGGTTATGTATTGGTTAACGGGAAACGATCCGTCTATTTACCCATTACTAAATCGGCGGATGCCTCTACCTGGGAGGTCGTACAAAACCTGAAAGCCTCACTGCCTCGTTTTCAGGCCCTGTTGCCGGAAGATGTAACGCTGACCTATACGTTCGACCAATCGGTCTATGTGATCAATGCCGTGGAGAGTCTGATGACCGAAGGCGCTATTGGGGCGATCCTGACCGGCTTAATGGTCCTGCTGTTTCTGGGCGATGTACGGGGTGCGCTGATTGTGATCATAACCATTCCGACCTGTATCATTTCGGGGGTTTTGTTCCTGTCGTTATTTGGCCAGACCATCAACATTATGACGTTGAGCGGCCTTTCGCTCGCTATTGGTATTCTGGTCGATGAAAGTACCGTAACGATTGAGAACATCCACCAGCATATGGATATGGGGAAACCCAAAGCCCTGGCTATTTGGGATGCCTGTAAGGAAATAGCCTTTTCCAAACTCCTGATTCTGTTTTGTATCCTGGCCGTATTTGCTCCCGCGTTTACGATGTCGGGCATTCCGGGCGCGTTGTTTTTACCGCTTGCCCTGGCCATTGGTTTTTCAATGATCACGTCTTATGTGATGGCCCAAACGCTGGTGCCCGTACTGGCCAACTGGATGATGAAAGAACACCATCCTGTCAGCAATGGGAAAGCGACAAAGCAGGATCTCGTAAAAGGGAAACTGATCAAATCAAATGGCAGATCAGGGTCGAACGGACACGATGAACACGATGATCTGCTACAGGAAAAGAAGAAACTGGCGCATCGGGTCGACCTCGACAACAACGGCAAAATCAGCTACTTTGAGCGCGTTCGGGCGCGGTTTGTGCGGTTCATCGGGCGGATGCTTCCCTACCGGAAACCTATCGTTCTGGTTTATGTTGTCGGGTCGATAGGGATTGCTTTTCTGCTGATCACATCCATTGGGCGTGATGTGTTGCCGAAAGTAAGTGGCGGACAGTTTCAGGTTCGGTTGCGTAATCCAGATGGAACACGGCTCGAAAAAACCGAAGGGACCATGCTCAAAACCATTGATGTGCTGAATAAACTGGTCGGTAAAGAAAACATCGAGATTACCTCGGCCATGGTTGGGATGCACGGGGCTCAGTTTTCGACGAGCCCGATCTATCTCTTTATGGCCGGACCACAGGAAGGAGTTTTACAGGTAAGCCTGAAAGAAGATTACGATGTTGATCTGGATGAATTGAAGGATAAATTCAGGGCCAGCATGAAAAAGGACCTACCTGAAGTAAAGCTGTCGTTTGAGCCGATAGAATTAACCGACAAGATTCTTAGCCAGGGGTCGCCAACACCTATTGAGGTAAAGCTTTCGGGTAAAAACAAACAGCAAAACGAAGAGTACGCCAATAAAGTAATTGCCAAGCTGAACAAGATTCCATACCTGCGCGATGTTCAGATTGGTCAGGCCACTAAATACCCCGCCATTAACGTAACCATTGACCGGACACGGGCGGCTCAGTTAGGAACCGATATATCCGCTATTTCACGGTCATTGATTGCCGCTACCTCGTCGTCGCGCTATACCGAGAAAAGCGTATGGATTGACCCAAAATCGAGCCAGACCTATACGGTGCAGGTCCAGGTACCTGAAAACCAGATGACCAGCGTCAATGATTTGGGCGAAATACCCGTTTCACCGAATGCCAACCGCCCAATTCTGAGTGATGTGGCTACCCTGCAAAAAGGAACGACCTACGGCGAAAACGACAATGTTGGTGCCATTCCGGTTTTGTCGGTAACGGCCAATCTCAACGACATCGATTTAGGAACAGCGGCCCGTGATGTCCAGAAAGCCATTGACTCGCTGGGTGAATTGCCCCGGGGATTAACGGTAAAGATGCAGGGCCTGACGCAGGTGTTAATTGACACACTCGATAGCCTGCAAACGGGGTTGTTTACGGCCATCGTCGTCATTTTTCTGATGCTGGCGGCTAACTTCCAGTCATTCAAGGTTTCGCTGGTTGTGTTGTGCACGGTTCCCGCCGTTTTGGTCGGTTCGTTGGTCTTATTGATGCTGACCGGCTCAACGCTCAATCTACAATCTTACATGGGTATGATCATGTCGGTCGGCGTATCCATTTCCAATGCCGTATTGATGGTAACCAACGCCGAAGAACTTCGAATGCGAAATGGGAACGCCTTGCTTTCGGCCCGAGAAGCGGCCTCTGTGCGTATGCGACCTATTGTGATGACCAGCGTAGCCATGGTTGTCGGAATGATTCCGATGGCCTCGGGCATAGGCGAAGGTGGTTCGCAGGCCGCTCCGCTGGGCCGGGCCGTTATTGGTGGCCTGATCGCATCGACATTTGCAGCCCTGTTTATTCTTCCGCTGGTATTTGCGTGGGTACAGGGTAAAACCTCAACCGATTCAGTATCGCTCGATCCTGAAGACAAAGAAAGTAAGTATTATATTCCATCCTCGTATGAACCGGTTAATTAA
- a CDS encoding efflux RND transporter periplasmic adaptor subunit — MNRLINKPYFNLLALVGSLFLLSSVTSCHSSEGKEEAAEAPDAPAATEVFSLKKGKLSSSLQVPGELVAFRDVDIYAKVSGFIKALHVDVGSEVRQGQLLALAEAPELSAQLSSAESKLKGQEAISIGSKANYERILEASKFSGAVSKNDVDQALAKRNADLAQLEAAKSAYREVSDLKKYLEIRAPFDGIISARNASTGAYIGPAGKGSEFPLFVLTEQKKLRLVISVPEAYTGYVDQNDAVSFTVKAFPDKKFTGQVKRQAGALDKRLRSERVEVDVINNDKKLLPGMVAEVNVPLPTKNNTFIVPKSAIVNSTTGVFIVKVKDGKAEWVPVKTGLEADEKIEVFGQLTEGDQFITAATEEIRDGSPVKVK; from the coding sequence ATGAACCGGTTAATTAACAAACCATATTTTAATCTGCTTGCCCTTGTTGGGAGTTTATTCCTGCTCAGTTCTGTAACCAGTTGTCATTCGTCCGAAGGCAAAGAAGAAGCTGCGGAAGCTCCTGATGCACCGGCAGCGACGGAAGTATTCTCGCTAAAAAAAGGAAAACTATCGTCGTCCTTACAAGTGCCGGGCGAACTGGTAGCTTTTCGTGATGTTGATATTTATGCCAAAGTGAGTGGCTTCATCAAAGCCCTGCATGTTGATGTTGGGTCTGAAGTGAGGCAGGGCCAACTGCTTGCCCTCGCCGAAGCGCCCGAATTGAGCGCCCAACTGTCGTCGGCTGAATCGAAACTCAAAGGACAGGAAGCGATATCGATTGGAAGTAAGGCCAATTATGAGCGTATACTGGAAGCCAGTAAATTCTCGGGAGCAGTCTCGAAAAACGATGTCGATCAGGCGCTTGCGAAACGAAATGCCGACCTGGCTCAACTGGAAGCGGCTAAATCGGCCTACCGGGAAGTATCTGACCTGAAGAAATACCTTGAGATCCGCGCCCCTTTTGACGGGATTATCAGCGCACGTAATGCCAGCACGGGTGCCTACATCGGTCCCGCCGGGAAAGGCTCCGAATTCCCGTTGTTCGTATTAACCGAGCAGAAGAAATTACGCCTGGTTATTTCAGTTCCGGAAGCGTATACGGGTTATGTGGATCAGAACGATGCGGTGAGCTTTACCGTGAAGGCCTTCCCCGACAAGAAATTCACAGGCCAGGTAAAACGTCAGGCTGGCGCGCTCGACAAACGCTTACGTTCTGAGCGTGTAGAGGTCGATGTCATCAATAATGACAAGAAGCTGCTGCCCGGCATGGTGGCTGAAGTCAACGTGCCACTGCCGACAAAAAACAATACGTTTATTGTGCCGAAATCGGCCATTGTTAACTCAACAACGGGGGTCTTTATTGTCAAAGTTAAGGATGGTAAAGCCGAATGGGTTCCGGTGAAAACAGGGCTTGAAGCGGATGAAAAAATCGAGGTATTCGGCCAGTTGACCGAAGGCGATCAATTCATTACAGCTGCCACCGAAGAAATTCGGGATGGTTCGCCGGTTAAAGTGAAATGA
- a CDS encoding M24 family metallopeptidase: MYKSVHLFLWIFLFSLVLSTAIAQPTQPSTVLPERERARVIDDIVDDRFTNFLPKLMRREGLDMWIIISREYNEDPVLRTMLPSTWLSARRRTIIVFFDNGKEVEKLAIARYDVGNLLKGAWDIDVRPNQWEALAKIIEDRKPKKIGLNMSTNYGHADGLSFSEHEEFLKKLPADYQKRLVSAEKVAVGWLETRTEKEMAIYPLICRLSHQIIQEGFSEQVIQPGVTTTDDVVWWFRQRITSLGLDTWFHPTVDVQRADEQDFNHLRTFSKRPDKQVIMPGDLLHVDFGITYLRLNTDQQQHAYVLRPGETDVPESIKAAFKQGNRLQDILIEQFKSGKTGNQMLLAALDQSQKEGIKGTIYSHPIGVHGHAAGPTIGLWDQQKGVPGPGDYPLLANTAYSIELNAAVEIPEWKKVVRIMLEEDGFFDGQTFRYIDGRQTEIYTIPRKLGYVK; encoded by the coding sequence ATGTATAAATCAGTACACCTTTTCCTCTGGATATTTCTATTTTCGCTTGTTCTCTCCACCGCAATTGCCCAACCCACACAACCATCGACCGTTTTGCCGGAACGCGAACGGGCGCGCGTAATCGATGATATTGTGGATGATCGATTCACGAACTTCCTCCCAAAACTGATGCGCCGGGAAGGTCTCGATATGTGGATCATTATTTCCCGCGAATACAATGAAGATCCGGTATTGAGAACCATGCTGCCCAGTACCTGGCTATCGGCGCGTCGACGGACAATCATCGTTTTTTTCGATAATGGAAAAGAGGTTGAGAAGCTGGCCATCGCTCGCTATGATGTGGGCAATCTGCTGAAAGGTGCGTGGGATATTGACGTTCGCCCGAACCAATGGGAAGCACTGGCGAAGATCATTGAAGACCGTAAGCCCAAAAAAATTGGCCTGAATATGTCCACCAACTATGGGCATGCAGATGGATTATCCTTTTCTGAACACGAAGAGTTCCTTAAAAAGCTGCCTGCCGACTATCAGAAACGCCTTGTTTCGGCTGAGAAAGTAGCGGTTGGCTGGCTCGAAACCCGAACCGAAAAGGAAATGGCGATTTATCCGCTTATCTGCCGCTTATCGCACCAGATTATTCAGGAAGGTTTTTCGGAACAGGTCATTCAGCCGGGTGTTACCACCACCGACGACGTTGTCTGGTGGTTCCGCCAGCGCATTACCAGTCTGGGTCTGGATACGTGGTTTCACCCAACAGTTGACGTGCAACGGGCCGACGAACAGGATTTTAATCACCTTCGCACGTTCTCGAAACGCCCCGACAAACAGGTTATCATGCCGGGCGATCTGCTTCACGTTGATTTCGGAATTACGTATCTGCGCCTGAACACCGATCAGCAACAGCACGCTTACGTACTGCGACCCGGCGAAACCGACGTTCCAGAATCGATCAAAGCTGCCTTTAAGCAGGGAAATCGGTTGCAGGATATTCTGATCGAGCAATTCAAGTCCGGGAAAACAGGGAATCAGATGCTGCTGGCGGCTCTGGATCAATCGCAGAAAGAAGGCATCAAAGGCACGATTTATTCCCATCCCATTGGCGTTCACGGTCATGCCGCTGGACCAACAATCGGGCTGTGGGATCAACAAAAAGGCGTTCCAGGCCCTGGCGATTATCCACTATTGGCCAATACCGCCTATTCTATTGAACTCAACGCTGCCGTTGAGATTCCGGAATGGAAGAAAGTCGTACGCATCATGCTCGAAGAAGACGGTTTTTTCGACGGTCAGACATTTCGCTATATCGACGGTCGGCAAACGGAAATTTATACGATCCCCCGAAAATTGGGCTATGTAAAATAA